The DNA region CACGCCCGGTGCTGGTGCTGTCGACCCGGTCATAGAGGTAGTCGGCCGTTACGGCAGTGTGGGCGTTGACGGTGTAGTCGGCGCCCGCGCCAAGACCATAGCTGGTTTCCGTCTCACTTGACCCGATAAAGCGCGCGCTGGACCAATCGGCTAGCGCGCGCAGCGCCAGCCAGGAATTGACCGTATAGCCCAATTCGGCACTGGCGTTCTGTTCAACGCGGGTGGTGCCAGGGTTACTGGGTCCGGGCGGTGCTACCTCGGTGGCAAAGGCGGCCCTCATGCGCCAGGTCGGGTCGGGCGTAAAGGTGATGCTGGCATCATAGAGCTGCGTGGTGACTTCGCCGAGGCTGGCGTCATCGAACCGCCGGACGGCGAGGCCCGTCGAGGCCGTTGCCTCGAGAGTGCTGTTCCAGCGACCGGTGATGCCACCCTCGATTTGCGTGTCGGTGGCGTTCTGGGTCAGGCCCGCCGAAGAGGTCTCGTCGAAAAGATCGCGGCCATAGCCAGCCTCCCCGAACACTTCGAAAATGGGCGTAGCCTGGAAGCCGACCCGCAATCCGCTGTCGAGCGCCCAATAGTTCTGGACAGAATTGTCGTTGACCGTGCCGTCGATGAGCGTCGTGGGTCCATAAAGGTTGCGCTCGGCGCCGCCTGACAGACCGACATTGAACCGACCGAACTGCCGGGTGATGCCAATATCGAGATTCCCGCTGATGTTTTCGGCCGGAACTGCGACATCGCTGTCGACGCCCGGTGTGCCTGAAAGCGCTTGCGAGAACGTTAGACTGCCCGTTGTGGTGAGATCGGTCACGCTGTCGAGGGCGTAGCCGGCGGTGAGACCAAGGCGAAGGCCGGTAACGTCAATCTTGCCATCAGTGGGGCGTACGATCTCGGCGCCGCCGCTGATGGCAACGGCCGAGCGAGATCCCACATGATCGAAGGCGAACTCAGGCACAAGGAAGGTATCGAAGCGCTCGCCTCTGGTGCCCTTGGTATAGGCGCCGCGGAGGGCCAGGGACCAGTCGATGTCGAAATAAGGGTGATAGGGCTCGTTTACATCTTCGCCGTCCGTCAGAACTGGCGCAGCCGGATAGATGTGCGGAACAAGCCGCTCGTTGTCGGTTGCTGACCCATCGCCGGGCGGGAGAACGGGGCCGGACAGGGCAGGCACGACCAGGCCCAGGGCACATAGCGCTGTCGCGCTTGCCCGCCATGCCAAGTGCCGCAACGCCAAGGGCAAGATCCGCTCCATTTGTTCGAAAAACGATGGCGCCGAAACCGGCTGCCTCGGGGCCATTCTTTCCACTTTATGGTTAACGATCCCTTGTCGGCTGGAGCGATTGCGGAGAACGGATCAGGCCCGCTTGGTGGCCTCTGCCCGAATCGGAACGACTCTGCTGGCGGACTCGTTGGATCGGCACGAAACCAGCTCAAAGAGCGCTCCAATGCCAGCAGCGTCACGACCCATCTGGAAAGGCCAATTGCGCCTCTCGCTCGTCTCCATTGCGGTGGAGCTCTATACCGCCACCAAGGCGAGCGCCAAGCCAACCTTCAACCAGATCCACAAGCCCACCGGAAAACGCATCCACTATGAAAAGGTGGTGGAAGGCGTGGGTCCGGTCGACCGCGACGAAATCATCAAGGGCTATGAGTTCGAAAAGGGCAACTACATCGAGCTCACCGAGGACGAGATCGACGCGATCAAGCTCGACACCAAGAAGACGCTGGAGCTGACCCAGTTCGTGGGTGCCTGCGAGATTGACCCTATCTACTATGACAAACCCTACTTCGTGGTGCCCGCCGACGAGCTGGCCGAAGACGCTTTCCGCGTCGTTCGCGATGCGCTGCGCCAGAGCGAAAAGGTGGGCATTGGCCAGTTGGCGTTGCGCGGCAAGGAATACCTCGTGGCGATCAAGCCGACTGGTACGGGGCTGTTGCTCGAGACGCTCCATTACGAGGAAGAGCTCCGCAAGGCCGATCCGTATTTCGCGGAAATCTCCGCAGCCAAGGCCGATCCTGATCTGCTGGATGTCGCAACCGCTCTGATCGAGAAGAAAACCGCCAAGTTCGACGCCAAGGTCTACAAGGATCACTACCAGGCAGCCTTGCGCGAGTTGATCGATGCCAAGATCAAGGCCAAGGGCAACAAGATTGCGGTCAAGCCGGAGAAGGACGAGCCACGGCCGAGCGGCTCGAACGTTGTCGACCTGATGGCGGCCCTGAAGTCGAGCCTTGAAGGCAGCAGCGAGCCACCCGAGAAGGCTCCGGCACGCTCGAGCAAGCCCAAAACGGCAGCGGCCAAACCAGCTGCGGCAAGCAAGCCGACGGCAAGCAAGCCTGCCGCCTCCAAATCGGCGCCCCGCAAAAAGGCGAGCTGACGGACATGGCCAGTAAAGCCGACACGCTGCTCAAGGAATACCAAGCCAAGCGCGACTTCACTAAGACGCAGGAGCCAGCGGGCGCAATCGGTGATACTAAAGGGCAGGCCTTAAGCTTCGTGGTTCAGAAGCACGACGCCACCCGCCTACATTACGATTTCCGCATCGAACTGGATGGCGTGCTCAAAAGCTGGGCGGTGACCAAGGGTCCCTCGGAAAACCCTGCCGACAAACGGCTGGCCGTCCATGTAGAAGACCATCCGCTCGACTATGGCAATTTCGAAGGCACGATCCCCAAGGGCGAATATGGCGGTGGCACCGTCATGCTCTGGGATCAGGGAACCTGGGAGCCGATTGGCGACCCGCATGAGGGGATCGAAAAGGGTGACCTCAAGATGCGCATCAATGGCAAGCGCATGAAGGGCGAATGGGTCCTCGTCCACATGAAAGGACGGGACACCAAGCGCAAGTCCGGGCCGGCACGAGAAAACTGGCTGCTCATCAAGCATCGGGACGATCAAGCGCGCGAGGAATCGACCCTGGTCGAACGGTTTACCACCTCGGTCACGACCGGACGCGATCTCGATGGCATCGCCAAGGGGCTAAAGCCCAAGAAGAAGACCGATACGCCGGCCCAAGCGGTGTGGCACTCGGACCGGGACAAGCCGGTGGCCGAGCTTGCCGTTCCCAAGTCCAAGAGCCGCGCCAAAGGCGAGGGCAAGAGCGGCAAGGCCCCGGCGCTGCCCGAATTCCGCTCGCCGCAACTGGCGACCCTCGTCGACCAGGTGCCCGATACGCCCGGCTGGCTGTTCGAGATGAAATATGACGGCTACCGCTGCCTGGCTGCGATCGCCGGCGATCAGGTGCGGGTCTATACGCGCAATGCCAATGACTGGACCGAGCAGTTCGCAGCCATCATCCCACCCCTGCGAACCATCACCGATGGCTCCGCGCTGATGGACGGCGAACTCTGCGCATTTGACGAAAAGGGGCGGACCGACTTCTCGACCCTCAAGGCGCACCTTTCCAATGGCGGGCCGCTGACCTATTTCGCCTTTGATCTGCTGGAGCTTGCTGGCGAGGACCTCACCGGGTTGCCTCTGACCCAGCGAAAGCAAAAGCTGCAGGACTTGCTCGGCCCGGGGGATAGTACATCGCTGGTGCAGTTCTCACCGCATGTGGAAGGCAATGGCCTGCGCGTGTTCGAGACCATCTGCCGGGAAGGGCATGAGGGGGTGATCGCCAAAAGGGCTGACGCGCCCTATCGAGGTGAGCGGTCGCGGTCGTGGCTCAAGATCAAATGCATCAAGCGGCAGGAATTCGTGATCGCCGGCTGGACGACTTCGACCAAGAAGAAGACTTTTGCCTCGCTGATGCTGGGAACATGGGAAGACGGCAAGCTCATCTATCGGGGTCTGGTGGGCACCGGCTTCACCATGGACGGCGCCGCTGCTCTGCAAAAGGAGCTGGATGCGCGCGCGCAGAAGGAGAACCCGTTCACCAATCTGCCCCGCGAAGCCAAGCGCAACGCCAATTTCGTCAAACCGGAACTGGTCGGCGAAATTGCGTTCACCGAGATGACGCCCGACGGGGTGTTGCGGCATCCATCTTTCCAGGGGCTCCGGGAGGACAAGCCCGCCGCACAGGTGAAGGTGGAAAAGCCGGTGCCGGTGGACGTGGCCGAGCCAGTGCCCCTGGAGGCAAAGGCCGGTATCGAGGCCGCCGCCAAGGCCGGGGTTCACTTCACCAGTCCCGAGCGCATCGTCTATCCCGGACAGGGTGTGACCAAGGCGGAGCTTGCGGCGTATTACGCAGCGGTTGCCGAGCGCATGCTGCCCTATGTCGAGAAGCGCCCGCTGAGCCTGGTGCGCTGCCCGCAAGGCCGCGCCAAGCATTGCTTCTTCCAAAAGCACAATAGCGGCAGCTTCCCCGAAGTGATGAAGTCCGTGATGATCACCGAGAAGGATGGCCACGAGGAGGACTATTTCTACGTCGACAGCCTCGGGGGCCTGCTCGGCGGCACCCAAATGAACGTGCTCGAATGGCACCTCTGGGGCTCCCGCATCAAGGATGTCGACAAGGCCGAGCGCATCATCTTCGATATCGACCCGGACGAGGGTCTCGGCTTCGATCACGTGCAGGCTGCCGCCAAAGATATCGCCAAGCTGCTCGAAGAGTTCGACCTCAAGACCTATCCACTGATCAGCGGCGGGAAGGGCGTGCATGTGATCGCCCCAATCACGCCCAAGCTGGAATGGCCCGAGATCAAGGCGTTCTGCAAGGGCGTCGCCCAGTTGCTCGCCACCCGCGAGCCCGACCGGTTCGTCGCCAATATGAGCAAGGCCAAGCGCAAGGGCCGCATGTTCATCGACTATCTGCGCAATGAACGCGGGTCGACCGCTATTGCGCCGTGGTCCAGTCGGTCGCGCCAGGGGGCGCCGGCGGCGGTGCCCATTGGCTGGGATGAATTGGATAAGATCCAGGCAGCCAACCAGTTCACGCTGGCTGCCGCTGCGGAACGCGCCAAGCTGCCCGATCCTTGGGAAGGCTATTTCACCACCAAGCAGACTGTGACCAAGACCATGGTCAGCTCGGTCAGCTAAGGCATCGGCACATTTACGCGGCGATCGATGGTGAGCGTCACCACGATCACAATGAACGCAAACAGCACGAGCCCGCCTGCCAAGAGGTGCGCCTCCTGCCATTGCAGGCGCTCGACATAGTCATAGAGCGCGATGGCGACGACCTTGGTCTCTCCCGGAATGTTCCCACCGATCATCAGCACCACGCCAAATTCCCCCACGGTGTGGGCGAAGGTCATCACTGCGCCAGTGATGTAGCCGGGACGGGCCAGTGGCAGCGCGACGCGCCAGAAGGCCTGCCATTTGTTCGCGCCCAAGGTCGCCGCCGCTTCGAGCGGGTCGGCACCAATGGCGGCAAAGCCATTGCGCAGCGGCTGCACCATGAACGGTAGGGAATAAAAGAACGAACCGATCACCAGCCCGGTGAAGGAGAAGGCTAGGGTGCGACCACCCCAAAGGCTCGCGATAGCGCCGCCCGGTCCGTTCGGTCCCAAGGCAATCAGGAGGTAAAATCCGAGCACAGTTGGCGGCAGCACCAAGGGCAGGGCAACGATTGCACCGACGACCTCGCGAAAGCGGCTGTCACTTCGCGCCAGCCACCAGGCAATAGGCGTGCCGATTATCAGCAGAATAATGGTGTTGATGCTGGCGAGGGCCAGGGTGAGGCGGATGGCGGGCCAGAGATCGGACAGGCTCATGCTATCCGTCCGCTATTCACGGCGATACCCCGCAGCCTCGATGATCTCGGTGGCGGTCTCACCCCGCAGGAACTGCATGAAGGCACCAGCCGCAGCATTGGCGACGCCCCTTTCCAGCAGCACGGCATCCTGAGCAATGGGCTGGTAGAGCTCGGTAGGCACGATCCAGACATTGTCCTTGCCGAGGACCTGGCTGGCGGCCACGAAGCCTAACTCGGCATTGCCGGTTTCAACGAACTGCAAGGCCTGGGTGATGCTGTCGCCGATCACGAGCCTGGCCTGGACAGCCTCTGCCAGTCCAAGTGCTGACAGGACCTCCAGCGCGGCGCGACCATAGGGAGCCGCTTGGGGGTCGGCGATGGCGAGGTTGTCGAACTCTACCGAAAGGACGTCCATCCCACCGGTGACATCGAGGGTGGTGCTGTAGAGCGCCAGGACGCCGGTGGCATAGGTAAAGACACTGCCTTCTATTCCCGAACCCTGCTCGACGGCGAGGGCCGGGCGCTCGGCGTCGGCGGCCAGGAAAATGTCAAACGGCGCGCCCTGCACAATTTGCGCGTAAAGCTGCCCGGTCGCTGCGGAACTGAGCAACAGTTCGTGCCCGGTTTGCTGTGCAAAAACGCGGCTCAGTTGTTCTGCCGTTGCGGTGAAATTTGCGGCAACGGCTACCCGCACCGTCTCGGCATGGGCGGGCCCTCCTAGCAGCAGAAAGAGCGCTAGCGCCCCAAGCCGCATGGCCTAGCCGCGGAGCGCCGAGGCCTCCCGCGCCAGCGCCTCCACCCGCGCGAAGTCGCCACTCGAGAGGGCGTCGGCAGGCATGATCCAGGAACCACCAACGCAGATGACGTTAGGCAGGTCGAGGTAAGTCTTTGCGTTGATTGGCGTAATGCCGCCCGTTGGGCAGAAGGTGATGTCTGGCAGGGGCGAGGCGAAGGCCTTGAGGACCGGCGCGCCACCCAGCGCTTCGGCTGGGAAGAATTTGAGAAAACTATAGCCGCGCTCCGCCGCCGTCATGGCCTCGCTGGGCGAGCCGATGCCCGGCAGCAGCGGAATGCCGATATCATCTGCGGCGTCCAGAATGCGCGGCGAGATGCCGGGGGAAACCATGAACCGGCAACCAGCATCGACTGATTGCTGCATATGAAGCGGCGTGCGCACGGTGCCCGAACCCACGATGGCCCCTTCCACCTTGCCCATCTCTTCCATGACTTTGAGGGCGTTGGGCGTGCGCAGCGTCACCTCAAGGATGGGTAGGCCGCCGGCGACCAGCGCCTCTGCCAAAGGGCGCGCCTTGCTTACATCATCCAGGATAATGACCGGCACCACGGGCGCGAGGGAGAGGATGGAGCGGATGGCATTGGCGTCTTGCGGCATGGCGAACCTCGTCTCTGGCGGCTGAGAACCGTTAGGGCGACGGCGGCGCTATCGCAAGCCTGTTCTCATTCCACCGGGTGTCACAGCTCTTGCAACCGTTCGAAGAACTGCTTGCGATGCCACGTTATGGCCATCGGGTCGGGCCACCGATCCCGGCTCGCCGGCAGGTGGAGCTTGCCCGACACGGCGGCAGTTTCGCGTACTTCTTGCTCTATCTGGCTGCAATCGATGATGATCTCCCAGGAGGGGCCGATGGTCCAGGCGAAGCGCTGGAAGGGCGCGGCGGCTTCATCACGCAAAAACAGAAAGTTGCTGGCGTGAACGGTGCCTCCTTCCGGAATTGGGCGGATCGGCGTGGCCATGGCATCCTTGGTGGTCTGATGACCCGAGAAGCTGCAAATACTGCCATAGTCGCCCGCAACCTGGCGGGCCAGGGCCTCCAGCGTGTCCATTGTCAGGAAGTCCGCCTGGGGGGCCTCTTCTATGGACAGCAAGGCGAAGTTTCCTTCCGCCACGATCCTGTCGAAGTCAGCGTCGCTGATCAAAACCATGGTTTCTTGTGGCGGATGGAGGACAGGAACAGGTTGGCCCAGCCGTACAATGTCTCGGAGGAAAAGGTCCACCTGACCATCGCCGCTCTGGGAAAAGCCTTCCAGCACTGCGGTGGCGAAGAAAGCTCCGGCATCCGCTTCACTGGAACGGCTTAGAACGATCACTCTGGCACCCCGCTCATGTGAATAGCGGCTGCTAAGCTCAGATTTCACGGGGACGGAAAGCAGCGTTTGTACAAACAGCGGGGGTATGACACCAATATCCACTACAAACGCCGGCAACTACATTCCTCGGAAAAGCGTACCTCAGTTGAAGTACGTATATCTCGAATTGGCCCTGCCGGGGGAGGAATTCGTATGCGAGTAGTCTGGACTTTACTGGCGCTGATAATGGCGAGCGCCACACCCGCCGCTGCGCAGCCGGTGGAGAGCTTCGAGCAGTTTATCGCCAACTTCCGCAGCAAGGCGGTTGCCGCTGGCGTGCGTCCGGAGATTTATGACGCGGCGCTGGTAGGTAATTCACCCGATCCGCGGGTGCCCGATCTAGTGACGACCCAGCCTGAGTTCACGACGCCCATGTGGGACTATATCGAGGGGCGGGTTACCAATAGCCGGATAGAGCGGGGTAAGGCCGCGATGGATCGAAACGCTCAGCTTTTCGCCACGGTCGGTGCGGCCTATGGCGTTGATCCCTATCTCCTGGGTGCCATCTGGGGCATGGAAACCGACTATGGCAGTGTACTGGACAATCAGGGATTGATCCGCCCGATCATTCGGTCCCTGGCGACTCTGGTGCATCAGCGGCGCACGCGCCTTGCGGAGGATGAGAAGGACCTTATCGCGGCCTTGCTGCTGGTGCAGCAGGGCCCCAAGAGTGCCGATACGCTCGTGGGGTCATGGGCAGGCGCTATCGGCCACCTGCAGGTCAATCCCTCCAATGTGCTGGCGCATGGCACCGATGGAGACGGCGACGGGCGAGTGGACCTGCATGCCTCCCTGGCCGATGCGCTGGCGACCAGCGCCCGCTTTCTGCGGGGCTTGGGCTACCAGCCCGGGTTGGATTGGGGCATGGAAGTCGTTGTGCCAGAAGGGTTTGACTACCTGCTCGCTAGCCGCACGCAAATGCGACCGGTTTCATTCTTCGCGGAACGTGGCGTCAGCCGGGTGGCAGGGCGGCAGTTTAGCGATTCCAACCTGCCCGTCTTTCTCTATGTTCCCGCGGGGAAAGACGGTCCCAAATTCCTGATGACCGGCAATTATCTGGTACTCAAGGGCTATAATTTCTCGGACAGTTACGCCATGGCCGTAGCCCATTTAACCGATCGGCTGAAGGGCGGCGGGACCTACGTCGATGATTGGCCGCGCAACACTAGCTTTCCCAATCTGGCGCAGCGGCAGGCCATTCAGGCCAGCCTGAAGCAACTCGGCTTTTACCAGGGCGAGGTGGACGGTCGGTTAGGCCCTATCACTCAGGAGGCCTATGCGCGCTTCCAGGCGGCGAGGGGTGAGGTGGCAGATGGGTTCATCACTCGTGCCGCCTATGACGCGCTCATAGCAGCGAGCCAGTAACAAGCGGGCGAAGGTGTGGCCTCCCGCCGTCGCCTTTGCTAGGAAGTCAGCATGATCCGCTACGCTCTCGCTCTGCTCGTTGGCATGCTCGTCTTCATCGACGTGGCGCCGGCCTTTGCGCAAAGCGATGATACTATCGTGGTGGCGCAACAGCAGCGGCGGCGGACCCTGTTCGATCTGCTGTTCGGCGAGGAGCAGCAGCAAGCGGCGCCTCCACCCGCACAGGCGCAGCCACAACCTTCGAGGCAACCCGCACCGGCGCCGCAGCAGACAGCCGCGCCAGAGCCTGAACCGGAGCCTCCGCCAAGTGAACCGCAGACGGAAAAATCGAGTGAAGCGACACGCCTGGCGGTGTTCGGCGACTCGCTGGCCAACGACCTTAGTGCGGCGCTGGACCGCTTCTACGCTGATGATCCGAATCTGGAGGTCATCAACCAGGGGGTCAGCAATTCGGGTTTCGTACGGGACGACTACTTCGACTGGAATGCCGCGGTCGCCGAGGAGATCGCCGAGGACAGCTTCGATATCGCTGTGGTCACGATCGGCATCAACGACCGGCAGGATATCAGCGCCGATGGCGCTTTTTACGAGCCGCTGACGGAGGGGTGGACTGCGGCCTATCAGGCCCGCATAGCCGATTTCATCGGGCAATTGCGAGCGGCTGGAAAGCCGGTGGTGTGGGTTGGGCTGCCGCCGATGTCGCGCTCGGAATATTCCGCCGCGATGAGCCAAATTAGCAATATTCAGCGGCTGGCGGCCTTCTCAGGCGGCGCGGAATTCATTGATATCTATGAACGATTTCTGGGAGAGGATGGCAAGTATTCGTCGCAAGGCCCCGATGTGAGTGGGCAGAACGCACGAATGCGCAAGGATGACGGCATCCACTTCTCCGCGGCAGGTGCGGACAAGCTTGCCTTCTATATCAGCCAGTCGTTGCGGACGTTCTATCGCGGGGGGGCGGTGAGTGTTGCGGTGGTCGATCCGCTGGCGGAGACCGACGCCGGCGCGATGCTGCGACCGCCCTTCCAAGGGCTGGGACAGACACGATTGCTTGAGGTAGCGGGAGCCATTGTGCCAATCAGCCGGGCCCCGGCGCGCGCCGGTGGGTTGCTGATCGCGACGGGTGCGCCGAGCGAAGCTAGTGCCCCGTTCTCGCTTGAGGAGATGATGAGCGCGCCGGTAGGCCGGGCCGATGCGTTTGGGGTCGGGATCGATCCCGACACGGTGCCGGTCGAGAACGCCGGCGGACGCTAGTTTTCGAGGAAGCGGACGGCGCCGATATGGGGCAGGTTGCGATTGCGCTGGGCGTAGTCGATGCCGTAGCCGACGACGAATTCGTCAGGAATATCAAAGCCCACCCAACGCGCGGTGACATCGGTCTCACGCCGGGACGGCTTGTTGAGCAGGGCGCAGACTTCCATGCGGCGGGGATGGCGGGTGCCGAGGATCTCAAGGACGTGCTTGAGGGTGTAGCCGGTGTCAACGATGTCCTCGACGACGAGGACGTCGCGCCCCTGGATCTCGCCGCGTAAGTCCTTGAGAATTCGTACTTCCCTGCTCGATTGCATGGAATTGCCGTAGGACGAGGCTTCAAGAAAATCGACTTCCACTGGCAGGTCGAGCTCGCGGACAAGGTCGGCGATGAAGATGAAAGAGCCGCGGAGAAGGCCGACGACGACGAGCTTGTCGGTGTCGGCAAAATGGGTGGAAATC from Devosia sp. RR2S18 includes:
- the hpt gene encoding hypoxanthine phosphoribosyltransferase; this translates as MTQKPYVVDELISAKAIAARVEALAKEISTHFADTDKLVVVGLLRGSFIFIADLVRELDLPVEVDFLEASSYGNSMQSSREVRILKDLRGEIQGRDVLVVEDIVDTGYTLKHVLEILGTRHPRRMEVCALLNKPSRRETDVTARWVGFDIPDEFVVGYGIDYAQRNRNLPHIGAVRFLEN
- a CDS encoding lytic murein transglycosylase; translated protein: MRVVWTLLALIMASATPAAAQPVESFEQFIANFRSKAVAAGVRPEIYDAALVGNSPDPRVPDLVTTQPEFTTPMWDYIEGRVTNSRIERGKAAMDRNAQLFATVGAAYGVDPYLLGAIWGMETDYGSVLDNQGLIRPIIRSLATLVHQRRTRLAEDEKDLIAALLLVQQGPKSADTLVGSWAGAIGHLQVNPSNVLAHGTDGDGDGRVDLHASLADALATSARFLRGLGYQPGLDWGMEVVVPEGFDYLLASRTQMRPVSFFAERGVSRVAGRQFSDSNLPVFLYVPAGKDGPKFLMTGNYLVLKGYNFSDSYAMAVAHLTDRLKGGGTYVDDWPRNTSFPNLAQRQAIQASLKQLGFYQGEVDGRLGPITQEAYARFQAARGEVADGFITRAAYDALIAASQ
- the modB gene encoding molybdate ABC transporter permease subunit, with protein sequence MSLSDLWPAIRLTLALASINTIILLIIGTPIAWWLARSDSRFREVVGAIVALPLVLPPTVLGFYLLIALGPNGPGGAIASLWGGRTLAFSFTGLVIGSFFYSLPFMVQPLRNGFAAIGADPLEAAATLGANKWQAFWRVALPLARPGYITGAVMTFAHTVGEFGVVLMIGGNIPGETKVVAIALYDYVERLQWQEAHLLAGGLVLFAFIVIVVTLTIDRRVNVPMP
- a CDS encoding Ku protein, with product MPAASRPIWKGQLRLSLVSIAVELYTATKASAKPTFNQIHKPTGKRIHYEKVVEGVGPVDRDEIIKGYEFEKGNYIELTEDEIDAIKLDTKKTLELTQFVGACEIDPIYYDKPYFVVPADELAEDAFRVVRDALRQSEKVGIGQLALRGKEYLVAIKPTGTGLLLETLHYEEELRKADPYFAEISAAKADPDLLDVATALIEKKTAKFDAKVYKDHYQAALRELIDAKIKAKGNKIAVKPEKDEPRPSGSNVVDLMAALKSSLEGSSEPPEKAPARSSKPKTAAAKPAAASKPTASKPAASKSAPRKKAS
- the modA gene encoding molybdate ABC transporter substrate-binding protein; the encoded protein is MRLGALALFLLLGGPAHAETVRVAVAANFTATAEQLSRVFAQQTGHELLLSSAATGQLYAQIVQGAPFDIFLAADAERPALAVEQGSGIEGSVFTYATGVLALYSTTLDVTGGMDVLSVEFDNLAIADPQAAPYGRAALEVLSALGLAEAVQARLVIGDSITQALQFVETGNAELGFVAASQVLGKDNVWIVPTELYQPIAQDAVLLERGVANAAAGAFMQFLRGETATEIIEAAGYRRE
- the ligD gene encoding DNA ligase D, producing MASKADTLLKEYQAKRDFTKTQEPAGAIGDTKGQALSFVVQKHDATRLHYDFRIELDGVLKSWAVTKGPSENPADKRLAVHVEDHPLDYGNFEGTIPKGEYGGGTVMLWDQGTWEPIGDPHEGIEKGDLKMRINGKRMKGEWVLVHMKGRDTKRKSGPARENWLLIKHRDDQAREESTLVERFTTSVTTGRDLDGIAKGLKPKKKTDTPAQAVWHSDRDKPVAELAVPKSKSRAKGEGKSGKAPALPEFRSPQLATLVDQVPDTPGWLFEMKYDGYRCLAAIAGDQVRVYTRNANDWTEQFAAIIPPLRTITDGSALMDGELCAFDEKGRTDFSTLKAHLSNGGPLTYFAFDLLELAGEDLTGLPLTQRKQKLQDLLGPGDSTSLVQFSPHVEGNGLRVFETICREGHEGVIAKRADAPYRGERSRSWLKIKCIKRQEFVIAGWTTSTKKKTFASLMLGTWEDGKLIYRGLVGTGFTMDGAAALQKELDARAQKENPFTNLPREAKRNANFVKPELVGEIAFTEMTPDGVLRHPSFQGLREDKPAAQVKVEKPVPVDVAEPVPLEAKAGIEAAAKAGVHFTSPERIVYPGQGVTKAELAAYYAAVAERMLPYVEKRPLSLVRCPQGRAKHCFFQKHNSGSFPEVMKSVMITEKDGHEEDYFYVDSLGGLLGGTQMNVLEWHLWGSRIKDVDKAERIIFDIDPDEGLGFDHVQAAAKDIAKLLEEFDLKTYPLISGGKGVHVIAPITPKLEWPEIKAFCKGVAQLLATREPDRFVANMSKAKRKGRMFIDYLRNERGSTAIAPWSSRSRQGAPAAVPIGWDELDKIQAANQFTLAAAAERAKLPDPWEGYFTTKQTVTKTMVSSVS
- a CDS encoding DUF459 domain-containing protein, translated to MIRYALALLVGMLVFIDVAPAFAQSDDTIVVAQQQRRRTLFDLLFGEEQQQAAPPPAQAQPQPSRQPAPAPQQTAAPEPEPEPPPSEPQTEKSSEATRLAVFGDSLANDLSAALDRFYADDPNLEVINQGVSNSGFVRDDYFDWNAAVAEEIAEDSFDIAVVTIGINDRQDISADGAFYEPLTEGWTAAYQARIADFIGQLRAAGKPVVWVGLPPMSRSEYSAAMSQISNIQRLAAFSGGAEFIDIYERFLGEDGKYSSQGPDVSGQNARMRKDDGIHFSAAGADKLAFYISQSLRTFYRGGAVSVAVVDPLAETDAGAMLRPPFQGLGQTRLLEVAGAIVPISRAPARAGGLLIATGAPSEASAPFSLEEMMSAPVGRADAFGVGIDPDTVPVENAGGR
- the eda gene encoding bifunctional 4-hydroxy-2-oxoglutarate aldolase/2-dehydro-3-deoxy-phosphogluconate aldolase, coding for MPQDANAIRSILSLAPVVPVIILDDVSKARPLAEALVAGGLPILEVTLRTPNALKVMEEMGKVEGAIVGSGTVRTPLHMQQSVDAGCRFMVSPGISPRILDAADDIGIPLLPGIGSPSEAMTAAERGYSFLKFFPAEALGGAPVLKAFASPLPDITFCPTGGITPINAKTYLDLPNVICVGGSWIMPADALSSGDFARVEALAREASALRG
- a CDS encoding outer membrane beta-barrel protein, which translates into the protein MPLALRHLAWRASATALCALGLVVPALSGPVLPPGDGSATDNERLVPHIYPAAPVLTDGEDVNEPYHPYFDIDWSLALRGAYTKGTRGERFDTFLVPEFAFDHVGSRSAVAISGGAEIVRPTDGKIDVTGLRLGLTAGYALDSVTDLTTTGSLTFSQALSGTPGVDSDVAVPAENISGNLDIGITRQFGRFNVGLSGGAERNLYGPTTLIDGTVNDNSVQNYWALDSGLRVGFQATPIFEVFGEAGYGRDLFDETSSAGLTQNATDTQIEGGITGRWNSTLEATASTGLAVRRFDDASLGEVTTQLYDASITFTPDPTWRMRAAFATEVAPPGPSNPGTTRVEQNASAELGYTVNSWLALRALADWSSARFIGSSETETSYGLGAGADYTVNAHTAVTADYLYDRVDSTSTGREDSHQVTLGVTLSR